In Thermococcus sp. M39, the following are encoded in one genomic region:
- the ileS gene encoding isoleucine--tRNA ligase has product MIREPEFREYNAQLLEEKMEKFWAENNIYEKVKQSRANGPKYYFLDGPPYVSGAIHLGTAWNKIIKDMIIRFRTMQGYNVRRQPGFDMHGLPIEVKVEQALGLKIKKDIEEKIGVDNFIKKCREFALKNLKIMTEQFKMLGVWMDWDNPYMTIKNEYIESAWFTLKRAWEKGLLEKDMRVLHWCPRCETALAEHEVRGEYKIREDPSIYVKFPLEDKENEYLLIWTTTPWTLPANLAVVAHPEYDYVKVKVELDGKEEYWYLAKALVDKVLGEIGVKGEIVEEFKGKDLEGLRYVHILLEEYPRQKEFREKYEWAHRVILGDFVTLGEGTGLVHTAPGHGEEDFEVGRKYGLPVYSPLDDEGRYVEGKWKGVYVKDADPEIIEYLKEKGLLVKAGTIEHKYPHCWRCKTPLIFRATEQWFLKVSKVKDQIIKENDEKVTWYPDWVKIRFDNGVRDSGDWVISRQRYWGIPLPIWQSDDGEIYIVGSFRELVELAVALEVNGERVELPESYEEKIKVIEEKLGPEDLHRPYVDAFIIKVNGKEMRRVKDVLDVWFDSGIASWASLGYPREKELFEKLWPADFIVEGEDQVTKWFYSQQAASVIAFDTVPYRKVAMHGYVLDEKGDKMSKSLGNIIRPEEVVQKEGRDAFRFYMLWATTPWENLRFSWKGLAQVKRMLNILWNVYILAATYMSLDKFEPEKVNPEELPFREEDKWILSRVNSLVETVTNGIETFYLTRATRGIYDFVVEDLSRWYVRLIRKRLWVEGDDPDKLAAYWTLWKVFDVLLRLMAPFTPYIAEAIYQNMVGRKESVHLEDWPVKEFTDEELETEMAIVRKIVEAGAAARQKAKIKLRYPVRQILIETEDELTKKAVERLNRILRDQLNAKEVKVAKVEREIKVKPNFAKLGPHFKGDAKLIAKWIDEQNDRELYEKLMKGKLKVEIEGKEFTLERDHIVVEEHLPDFLVGEEFDYGKVFVDKTLTRELMMEGLAREFVRRIQEMRKRLDLDVNDRIKVYIETTEENKELLKDMLDYIKRETRAVEVFFEEPKGYVVDWEDVSAKIGIEKVE; this is encoded by the coding sequence CAACATATACGAAAAGGTGAAGCAGAGCAGAGCCAATGGGCCAAAGTACTACTTTTTGGATGGACCACCATATGTTAGCGGTGCAATACACCTTGGTACAGCTTGGAACAAGATAATCAAGGACATGATAATAAGATTTAGAACCATGCAAGGTTACAACGTAAGGAGACAGCCGGGTTTTGACATGCATGGTCTTCCAATTGAGGTTAAAGTAGAGCAAGCTTTAGGACTGAAGATAAAGAAAGATATAGAAGAGAAAATTGGCGTTGATAACTTCATAAAGAAGTGTAGAGAATTTGCACTCAAAAACCTCAAGATAATGACCGAGCAGTTTAAGATGCTCGGCGTTTGGATGGACTGGGACAATCCATATATGACAATAAAGAACGAATACATCGAATCAGCTTGGTTTACCCTTAAGAGAGCTTGGGAGAAGGGCTTACTTGAGAAAGACATGAGAGTTCTTCACTGGTGTCCAAGGTGTGAGACAGCTTTGGCAGAGCATGAAGTCAGAGGAGAGTATAAGATAAGGGAAGACCCAAGCATATATGTCAAATTCCCACTTGAAGACAAAGAAAATGAGTATCTCCTAATCTGGACGACTACACCATGGACTCTGCCAGCCAACTTGGCCGTAGTGGCTCACCCAGAGTATGATTACGTTAAAGTTAAGGTCGAGCTTGATGGAAAAGAGGAGTATTGGTATCTAGCAAAGGCACTTGTGGATAAAGTTCTTGGAGAGATAGGAGTTAAAGGAGAGATTGTTGAGGAGTTCAAAGGAAAAGACCTTGAAGGACTTAGATACGTCCACATACTTCTTGAGGAGTATCCAAGACAGAAGGAGTTTAGAGAGAAGTATGAATGGGCTCACCGCGTAATTCTTGGCGATTTTGTAACACTCGGAGAAGGTACTGGATTAGTTCACACAGCCCCTGGACACGGTGAGGAGGACTTTGAGGTTGGAAGAAAGTATGGACTGCCAGTGTATTCCCCGCTTGATGATGAGGGAAGATATGTAGAAGGCAAGTGGAAAGGCGTTTACGTCAAGGATGCAGACCCAGAGATAATAGAGTATCTCAAAGAGAAAGGCCTTCTCGTGAAAGCTGGAACCATAGAGCACAAGTATCCGCACTGCTGGAGATGTAAGACTCCTCTCATATTCAGAGCAACAGAGCAGTGGTTCCTCAAGGTCAGTAAAGTGAAAGACCAGATAATCAAGGAAAACGACGAGAAAGTCACGTGGTATCCGGATTGGGTCAAGATAAGGTTTGACAACGGTGTCAGAGACAGTGGAGACTGGGTTATTAGCAGACAGAGGTATTGGGGAATACCATTGCCAATATGGCAGAGTGATGATGGTGAGATATACATTGTGGGTAGCTTTAGAGAGCTTGTCGAATTAGCAGTTGCCCTTGAAGTGAACGGCGAAAGAGTAGAGCTTCCAGAGAGCTATGAAGAAAAGATCAAAGTCATAGAAGAGAAGCTCGGTCCAGAAGACTTGCACAGACCTTACGTTGATGCCTTCATAATAAAGGTGAACGGCAAAGAAATGAGGCGTGTAAAAGACGTCCTTGACGTGTGGTTTGACAGTGGAATAGCATCATGGGCTTCTCTCGGCTATCCAAGGGAGAAAGAGCTGTTTGAGAAGCTCTGGCCGGCTGACTTCATAGTTGAGGGTGAAGACCAAGTTACAAAGTGGTTCTACTCCCAGCAAGCTGCAAGCGTCATAGCATTCGACACAGTTCCCTACAGAAAAGTTGCAATGCACGGCTATGTTTTAGACGAGAAGGGCGACAAGATGAGCAAGAGCCTTGGAAACATCATAAGGCCAGAGGAAGTTGTGCAGAAAGAGGGGAGAGATGCTTTCCGCTTTTACATGCTCTGGGCAACGACTCCTTGGGAGAACTTGAGATTCAGCTGGAAGGGATTAGCTCAAGTCAAGAGGATGCTTAACATACTTTGGAACGTCTACATACTTGCAGCAACTTACATGAGCCTTGACAAGTTTGAACCAGAGAAGGTTAACCCAGAAGAGCTGCCTTTCAGGGAAGAGGACAAGTGGATTCTAAGCAGGGTGAACAGCTTAGTTGAAACTGTTACAAACGGAATAGAGACATTCTATCTTACAAGAGCGACAAGAGGAATCTATGACTTCGTCGTTGAGGACTTAAGCAGATGGTATGTGAGATTGATAAGAAAGAGGCTCTGGGTTGAGGGAGACGATCCAGATAAATTGGCTGCATACTGGACTCTCTGGAAGGTCTTTGATGTGCTGTTAAGACTTATGGCACCGTTTACACCATACATAGCCGAGGCAATCTACCAGAATATGGTTGGCAGAAAGGAGAGCGTTCACCTAGAGGACTGGCCTGTCAAAGAATTCACGGATGAAGAGCTTGAGACGGAGATGGCAATAGTTAGAAAGATAGTTGAGGCGGGAGCGGCAGCGAGGCAAAAAGCAAAGATAAAGCTCAGATACCCAGTCAGGCAGATACTCATAGAGACAGAGGATGAGCTTACAAAGAAAGCTGTGGAAAGATTGAACAGAATTTTGAGAGACCAGCTCAACGCTAAGGAAGTCAAAGTCGCAAAGGTAGAAAGAGAAATAAAAGTCAAGCCAAACTTCGCAAAGCTCGGTCCGCACTTCAAGGGAGATGCAAAGCTCATAGCCAAGTGGATTGACGAGCAGAACGACAGAGAGCTTTATGAGAAGCTCATGAAGGGCAAGCTCAAGGTTGAAATTGAAGGCAAAGAATTTACTCTCGAAAGAGACCACATAGTTGTTGAAGAGCATTTGCCAGACTTTCTCGTTGGTGAAGAGTTCGATTACGGAAAGGTCTTCGTTGACAAGACGCTTACAAGAGAGCTCATGATGGAAGGGCTTGCAAGAGAATTCGTTAGAAGAATACAAGAGATGAGAAAGAGGCTTGACTTAGACGTCAACGACAGAATAAAGGTTTACATTGAAACCACAGAAGAGAACAAAGAGCTGCTTAAAGACATGCTTGACTACATAAAGAGGGAAACGAGAGCAGTTGAAGTGTTCTTCGAGGAGCCAAAAGGCTACGTCGTTGATTGGGAGGACGTGAGTGCAAAGATTGGAATTGAGAAGGTTGAGTGA
- a CDS encoding type II toxin-antitoxin system VapC family toxin yields the protein MDGLLDTSVIIEIFRGNKKVLNALVKKGLIYGVSTITLFELHCGTLKEREELMLEKLPKLEFEEESAKIAGKIYRDLKRKGKLPPAKDLLIAASAIAHDKILFTCDNDFEVFRKYGLKLELIPQNP from the coding sequence ATGGATGGACTCCTTGATACAAGCGTGATAATAGAAATTTTCCGCGGAAACAAAAAGGTTCTTAATGCTTTAGTCAAGAAGGGACTTATCTATGGAGTATCGACGATAACGCTCTTTGAACTTCACTGCGGAACGTTGAAGGAGAGGGAAGAACTAATGCTAGAAAAGCTCCCAAAGTTGGAGTTTGAAGAAGAAAGTGCTAAAATAGCCGGAAAAATCTACCGCGATCTGAAGCGTAAGGGCAAATTGCCACCAGCAAAAGACCTTCTAATAGCGGCAAGTGCAATAGCACATGATAAGATACTCTTCACCTGTGATAATGACTTTGAGGTTTTCAGGAAATATGGACTCAAACTAGAACTCATTCCTCAGAATCCGTAA
- a CDS encoding antitoxin VapB family protein, which translates to MGKTITIADDVYWELVRMKGKKSFSELLRELIKKRGNIDVLMIGFGTRSEEEIDELKHELKEAEEWMDSLIQA; encoded by the coding sequence ATGGGCAAGACGATAACCATAGCAGACGACGTGTATTGGGAACTCGTGAGGATGAAGGGCAAGAAAAGCTTCTCAGAGCTCTTAAGGGAGCTAATAAAGAAGAGAGGGAATATTGATGTTCTCATGATAGGTTTCGGCACAAGGAGTGAAGAGGAAATCGATGAGTTGAAACATGAATTAAAGGAGGCAGAAGAATGGATGGACTCCTTGATACAAGCGTGA
- a CDS encoding radical SAM protein has translation MRESRYYSYVVGELPEGCKLCVKGAKLVLFTTGVCPRDCFYCPLSPWRRKDVVYANERPVKKIEDIIEEAKIQEALGAGVTGGDPLARLDRTVEYIKVLKENFGEKFHIHLYTTGALATKENLEKLYDAGLDEIRFHPDLFNPNSKLFKVEIENIKNAFDFDWDVGGEVPAVPRQGERIKWFAELLDKLGAKFLNINELEFSETNLKALISRGYQPISDESSAIKGSLELGLEILKWGEENTSLSYHLCTAKLKDAVQLKNRLRRMAKNVAKPYMEITEDGTLKFAIAEYEDLDELYNLLVEDAEIPEEWLYLNRKKRRIEMPIEVALELADAIEGDVGFYIVEEYPTWDRIEVERTPIN, from the coding sequence ATGAGAGAGAGCAGGTATTACTCATATGTCGTTGGTGAGTTGCCCGAAGGATGCAAGCTCTGTGTTAAAGGAGCCAAGTTAGTGCTTTTTACCACGGGTGTATGTCCAAGAGATTGCTTCTACTGTCCCCTGAGTCCTTGGCGTAGAAAAGACGTTGTTTATGCTAATGAGAGGCCAGTAAAGAAAATTGAGGACATAATTGAAGAAGCCAAAATCCAAGAAGCTTTAGGAGCTGGAGTTACAGGTGGAGATCCTTTGGCGAGGCTAGATAGAACAGTAGAATACATCAAAGTTTTGAAGGAGAATTTTGGCGAAAAGTTCCACATCCATCTCTACACTACTGGGGCTTTAGCAACAAAGGAAAATTTAGAGAAGCTTTACGATGCTGGCTTAGATGAGATTCGCTTTCACCCAGATTTGTTCAATCCGAACTCGAAGCTTTTCAAAGTTGAAATTGAGAACATAAAGAACGCTTTTGATTTTGATTGGGACGTTGGCGGAGAAGTTCCGGCTGTTCCAAGACAAGGGGAAAGGATAAAGTGGTTTGCCGAACTTTTAGACAAGCTTGGAGCCAAATTTCTAAACATAAATGAGCTTGAGTTCAGCGAGACAAATCTGAAAGCACTCATCAGCAGAGGGTATCAGCCAATAAGTGATGAGAGTTCAGCAATTAAAGGAAGCCTAGAGCTTGGACTTGAAATCCTCAAATGGGGAGAAGAGAATACCTCACTTAGCTATCATCTCTGCACTGCAAAGCTGAAAGATGCAGTGCAACTGAAAAATAGATTGAGGAGAATGGCGAAAAATGTTGCAAAGCCTTACATGGAAATAACTGAGGATGGAACGCTGAAGTTTGCAATAGCGGAATATGAAGATTTGGATGAACTCTACAACCTTTTAGTTGAAGATGCTGAAATTCCAGAGGAGTGGCTTTACTTAAACAGGAAAAAGAGAAGGATTGAAATGCCGATTGAAGTTGCCCTTGAATTGGCTGATGCAATAGAGGGGGATGTTGGGTTTTATATCGTGGAGGAGTATCCAACATGGGATAGGATTGAGGTTGAGAGGACGCCAATAAATTAG
- the rqcH gene encoding ribosome rescue protein RqcH — translation MKEEMSSVDIKYIVEELKSLKGARIDKIYHDGSEIRIKLHKAGEGRKDLIIEAGKRIHLTSYIKEAPKMPSSFTMLLRKHLSGGFFDEIEQHDFDRIVKIRIGNYTLIAELFRRGNIVLVDENNIIIGALRYEEFKDRAIKPKHEYKLPPARESPIEVSWERFLELIKSEDVEIVRALARKLNMGGLYAEEILLRAEIDKKKKANELSEEELKLIFEKMKEVFNAPKKPNIIYKDGTMIDVVPIELKWYENYEKKYFETFSEALDEYFGKITVEKAKIERTKRLEEKKRQILATLRRQEEQMKGFEAEMKKNQELGDLIYANFTFIDNLLREFSKAVEKLGWEEFKKRIEEGKKAGNKIALMVKSIDPKEKAITIEIDGKKIRLYLNKSIGENAEIYYEKAKKAKHKLEGAKKAYEDTKKKLQEIEKLIEEEMKKELKVKKLEKRKKKWFEKFRWFISSEGFLVIGGKDATTNEMVVKKHMDENDLYCHADVHGAPHVVIKDGQKASEKTIFEACQFAVSMSKAWSEGVYSADAYWAYPNQVTKKAPSGEYLGKGAFMIYGKRNWYHGIPLKLAVGVINYEGEDLVMCGPVDAVKAHTKRYIVIRPGDLKKSELVKKIKKILERWGYKVAEEDLMAILPPGEGDIVEVVE, via the coding sequence ATGAAAGAAGAAATGAGCAGCGTTGACATCAAATACATAGTTGAAGAGCTTAAGTCTCTTAAAGGCGCGAGAATTGACAAGATTTATCATGATGGAAGCGAGATTAGGATTAAGCTCCACAAAGCAGGCGAGGGAAGAAAAGATTTAATCATTGAGGCTGGCAAAAGAATTCACTTGACGAGCTACATAAAAGAAGCTCCAAAGATGCCTTCATCGTTCACGATGCTTCTCCGCAAACACTTAAGCGGCGGCTTTTTTGATGAAATTGAGCAGCATGACTTTGACAGAATTGTAAAGATTAGGATTGGTAACTATACTCTCATAGCCGAGCTCTTTAGGAGAGGAAACATAGTTCTGGTTGATGAAAACAACATTATCATTGGCGCTTTGAGGTATGAAGAATTTAAGGATAGAGCAATAAAGCCAAAGCATGAGTATAAACTCCCCCCAGCAAGGGAAAGTCCTATAGAAGTGAGCTGGGAGAGATTCCTTGAATTAATTAAAAGCGAAGACGTTGAGATTGTAAGGGCACTTGCAAGAAAGCTGAACATGGGAGGTCTCTACGCAGAAGAAATTCTTCTGAGAGCTGAAATTGACAAGAAAAAGAAAGCAAACGAGTTGAGCGAAGAGGAGCTTAAGCTGATTTTTGAAAAGATGAAAGAGGTATTCAACGCTCCAAAGAAGCCAAACATCATATATAAAGATGGAACAATGATTGATGTAGTCCCAATTGAGCTCAAATGGTATGAAAATTATGAGAAAAAATACTTTGAAACATTCAGCGAAGCCCTAGATGAGTACTTTGGAAAGATAACTGTAGAAAAAGCAAAAATTGAGAGAACTAAGCGTTTAGAAGAGAAAAAGAGGCAAATATTGGCAACGCTTAGAAGGCAAGAAGAGCAAATGAAAGGCTTTGAAGCTGAGATGAAGAAAAACCAAGAGCTTGGCGATTTAATATATGCGAATTTCACCTTCATTGATAATCTTTTGAGAGAGTTTTCAAAAGCGGTTGAAAAACTCGGCTGGGAAGAATTCAAAAAACGCATAGAGGAAGGTAAGAAAGCTGGAAATAAGATAGCTCTAATGGTTAAATCAATAGACCCCAAGGAGAAGGCTATCACAATTGAGATTGATGGCAAGAAAATTAGGCTGTATCTCAACAAAAGCATTGGTGAAAATGCCGAGATTTATTATGAGAAAGCTAAAAAAGCCAAGCACAAGCTAGAAGGAGCAAAGAAGGCTTATGAAGACACCAAGAAGAAACTTCAAGAAATTGAAAAGCTGATTGAGGAAGAGATGAAAAAGGAACTCAAAGTCAAAAAGCTGGAAAAGAGAAAGAAGAAGTGGTTTGAGAAGTTCAGATGGTTCATAAGCAGCGAAGGATTTCTCGTTATAGGAGGAAAAGATGCAACGACCAATGAAATGGTAGTTAAAAAGCACATGGACGAAAATGACTTGTATTGTCACGCTGATGTTCACGGAGCACCTCACGTTGTAATCAAAGACGGACAGAAAGCGAGTGAAAAGACTATATTTGAAGCATGTCAGTTTGCTGTTTCAATGTCAAAAGCATGGAGCGAAGGCGTTTACTCAGCAGATGCCTACTGGGCATATCCAAATCAAGTTACTAAAAAAGCTCCAAGCGGAGAATATCTTGGAAAAGGTGCATTTATGATTTATGGAAAGAGAAACTGGTATCATGGAATTCCTCTCAAGCTGGCAGTTGGGGTAATAAACTACGAGGGAGAAGATTTGGTAATGTGTGGCCCAGTTGATGCTGTTAAAGCCCACACAAAAAGATACATCGTAATAAGACCCGGTGACTTGAAGAAGAGCGAGCTTGTGAAGAAGATTAAGAAAATCCTCGAGAGATGGGGATATAAAGTTGCTGAAGAAGATTTGATGGCAATTCTGCCACCGGGAGAGGGTGATATAGTGGAGGTGGTGGAATGA
- a CDS encoding P-II family nitrogen regulator yields MRKVEAIIREEDFEKVKSALKQLGIIPLTVYPVKGRGVQGGVPPYDLLPKLKIEIVVKDEDVEKVVDAIVRNARRGIPGDGKIFILPVYDAIRVRTGEKGNNALY; encoded by the coding sequence GTGAGAAAAGTTGAAGCTATCATTAGGGAAGAAGATTTTGAGAAAGTTAAAAGTGCTCTTAAGCAGCTTGGCATTATCCCCTTAACTGTGTATCCCGTTAAGGGCAGAGGTGTTCAAGGAGGAGTTCCTCCCTATGATTTGTTGCCAAAACTCAAGATTGAGATTGTAGTTAAAGATGAAGATGTCGAGAAAGTTGTTGATGCTATAGTGAGGAATGCAAGAAGAGGAATCCCTGGGGATGGAAAGATATTCATTCTGCCAGTTTACGATGCTATAAGGGTAAGGACTGGAGAAAAAGGAAATAATGCTTTGTACTAA
- a CDS encoding alpha-glucosidase, with amino-acid sequence MKSPGILKETAEVLRQTKERVLNLKALSEKNKQKVLRLLDEAARNFEELSSDVVIDNVELAEFFRKKAVELKNNTYDKRIERLGEKEYIRDVERINRYSKAAPYDFSGKIKELSKVYKAYLYGMIPFFIISGIFGPAYAITALILVIPALLSLFSMKKRGSLGLMLAYAVIPIPLVMGALTIRYSIWALTTPGELVRIAEQMGKSVSFAQFAIIFLLVMGIIEVTLLSYAAYGLYKHRHAFL; translated from the coding sequence GTGAAGAGCCCAGGAATTCTTAAGGAGACTGCAGAGGTTCTCAGACAGACAAAGGAAAGGGTGTTAAACCTAAAAGCACTTTCAGAAAAAAATAAGCAGAAAGTTTTGAGATTGCTGGATGAAGCTGCAAGAAATTTTGAAGAGCTTTCTAGTGATGTCGTCATTGACAATGTAGAACTTGCTGAGTTCTTCCGTAAAAAGGCTGTCGAGCTGAAGAACAACACATACGATAAGAGAATAGAGAGACTTGGAGAGAAAGAATACATCAGAGATGTTGAGAGAATAAATAGATACTCAAAAGCTGCCCCCTACGACTTCTCCGGAAAGATAAAAGAGCTGAGCAAAGTTTACAAGGCATATCTCTATGGGATGATTCCGTTTTTCATAATCTCCGGTATTTTTGGACCGGCATATGCAATAACCGCGCTGATATTGGTTATACCTGCTTTGCTCTCACTGTTCAGCATGAAAAAGAGAGGAAGCCTTGGACTAATGCTAGCATATGCAGTTATCCCAATTCCTCTTGTAATGGGAGCTTTAACAATTAGATACAGCATCTGGGCGCTAACAACCCCAGGAGAGCTTGTAAGAATAGCTGAGCAAATGGGAAAAAGTGTAAGCTTTGCTCAGTTTGCAATAATATTTCTGCTTGTAATGGGGATAATTGAAGTTACTCTGCTGAGCTATGCAGCCTATGGTCTTTACAAGCACAGACATGCATTCCTTTAG
- a CDS encoding sodium-dependent transporter yields the protein MEQRDRWATKLGLILAMAGNAIGLGNFWRFPYQLASNGGGAFMIPYFLALFFLGIPVMWIEWTTGRYGGKYGHGTLGPMFYLMARESLKPKSALIFGIIGGMLAFSVSSLLSSYYYQVIGWSAAYTYYSLTGAYFGKDTVQFFLNYVANTKAVIFFWGITMVLLGIAVGQGVSKGIERWVKVMMPLLYVFAILLVIRALTLGSPVKPEWSSIKGLEYIWTPNFTALKQNFFKISLAAAGQIFFTLSLGMGIIHNYASYLGPEDDVALSGLATVSLNEFAEVILGGSLAIPIAFAYLGPEQAIKGGVGLAYMALPNVFMHMPGGRIFGAMWFLLLWFAGFTSAIATYNYLVAMLEEDLKIDRKVGTWVVFVFLFLLGLPVALDSSLVYLSELDMWVGSYFLVLLGFFDVIVGVWLFKPDNFWEELHKGAFIKVPEWFKPIIMYIAPIFMLFLLGGNTLDYIRNGAFSVSEYYVTQVLGYDYTPEIISLITRARIVILIILVIGAIEAYLAIKKKYGEELEKNEVIIKM from the coding sequence ATGGAGCAAAGAGATAGGTGGGCAACCAAACTTGGTTTGATTTTAGCTATGGCAGGAAACGCCATTGGTCTCGGTAACTTCTGGAGATTCCCATACCAGCTTGCCAGCAACGGTGGCGGTGCATTCATGATACCATACTTCCTCGCGCTCTTCTTCCTTGGAATCCCAGTCATGTGGATCGAGTGGACAACAGGAAGATACGGTGGAAAATACGGACACGGTACATTGGGACCAATGTTCTACTTGATGGCAAGAGAGAGTCTGAAACCAAAGAGCGCATTGATTTTCGGTATCATCGGTGGTATGTTAGCATTCTCAGTTTCATCACTGCTCAGCTCATACTACTACCAAGTTATCGGTTGGTCAGCGGCTTACACATACTACAGCCTAACTGGGGCATACTTTGGAAAGGACACAGTTCAGTTCTTCCTTAACTATGTGGCAAACACCAAAGCGGTAATATTCTTCTGGGGCATAACGATGGTTCTCTTGGGCATAGCAGTTGGGCAGGGTGTCAGCAAAGGTATCGAGAGATGGGTCAAGGTAATGATGCCACTATTGTATGTGTTCGCTATCTTACTGGTTATCAGAGCTTTAACACTTGGTTCACCAGTTAAGCCAGAGTGGAGCTCAATCAAAGGTTTAGAATACATCTGGACACCCAACTTCACGGCATTAAAGCAAAACTTCTTCAAGATAAGTCTAGCCGCTGCGGGACAGATATTCTTCACATTGAGTTTGGGTATGGGTATCATTCACAACTATGCCAGCTATCTTGGGCCAGAAGATGATGTTGCTCTCTCCGGTTTGGCAACTGTCTCACTCAACGAATTTGCTGAAGTAATCCTCGGTGGTTCATTGGCTATTCCAATTGCATTCGCATACTTAGGACCTGAGCAAGCAATCAAGGGTGGTGTTGGATTAGCTTACATGGCACTGCCAAACGTTTTCATGCACATGCCCGGAGGAAGAATATTCGGTGCAATGTGGTTCCTCTTACTCTGGTTTGCAGGATTCACATCAGCTATCGCAACGTACAACTATCTAGTCGCAATGCTTGAGGAAGACCTCAAGATTGACAGAAAAGTCGGCACATGGGTAGTGTTTGTATTCCTGTTCCTCCTCGGACTGCCAGTTGCATTGGACAGCAGCTTAGTCTACCTGAGTGAGCTTGACATGTGGGTCGGCTCATACTTCCTAGTGTTGCTTGGATTCTTCGACGTCATTGTAGGTGTATGGCTCTTCAAGCCAGACAACTTCTGGGAAGAGCTCCACAAGGGTGCATTCATCAAGGTTCCAGAGTGGTTCAAGCCAATCATAATGTACATTGCCCCAATATTTATGCTGTTCCTCCTTGGCGGAAACACTTTGGATTACATCAGAAATGGAGCCTTCTCTGTTTCAGAGTACTATGTAACCCAAGTACTCGGCTATGACTACACTCCAGAGATAATCAGCCTCATCACCAGAGCAAGAATAGTGATCCTCATAATCCTTGTCATAGGTGCCATCGAAGCATACTTAGCAATCAAGAAGAAGTACGGAGAGGAGCTTGAGAAGAACGAAGTCATCATCAAGATGTGA
- the gdhA gene encoding glutamate dehydrogenase, which translates to MVEQDPFEIAVKQLERAAQYMDISEEALEFLKRPQRILEVTIPVEMDDGSVKVFTGFRVQYNWARGPTKGGIRWHPEETLSTVKALAAWMTWKTAVMDLPYGGGKGGIICNPKELSDREKERLARGYIRAIYDIISPYTDIPAPDVYTNPQIMAWMMDEYEMISRRKTPAFGIITGKPPSVGGIIARMDATARGASFTVREAAKALGWDTLKGKTIAIQGYGNAGYYMAKIMSEEYGMKVVAVSDSRGGIYNPDGLNADEVLEWKKKTGSVKDFPGATNITNEELLELEVDVLAPAAIEEVITKKNADNIKAKIIAELANGPTTPEADEILFEKGILVIPDFLCNAGGVTVSYFEWVQNITGDYWTVEETRAKLDKKMTKAFWDVYNTHKEKNINMRDAAYVVAVSRVYQAMLDRGWVKK; encoded by the coding sequence ATGGTTGAGCAAGACCCATTTGAAATTGCTGTTAAGCAGCTTGAAAGAGCTGCCCAATATATGGACATAAGTGAAGAGGCTTTGGAGTTTTTAAAGAGGCCTCAAAGAATTCTTGAGGTAACAATTCCCGTTGAGATGGACGATGGTTCTGTAAAAGTCTTCACTGGTTTTAGAGTTCAATACAACTGGGCTCGTGGTCCAACAAAGGGTGGAATTAGATGGCACCCCGAGGAGACTTTGAGCACTGTTAAGGCTCTCGCTGCTTGGATGACCTGGAAGACTGCTGTTATGGACCTCCCATACGGTGGAGGTAAGGGTGGTATAATCTGTAATCCAAAAGAGCTCTCTGATAGAGAGAAGGAAAGACTTGCAAGAGGTTATATAAGAGCTATTTATGACATTATCAGCCCATACACAGACATTCCAGCTCCAGACGTTTACACTAACCCACAAATCATGGCTTGGATGATGGACGAGTATGAGATGATTTCAAGAAGAAAGACCCCAGCCTTTGGTATCATTACAGGTAAGCCACCAAGCGTTGGTGGTATCATAGCAAGAATGGATGCAACAGCTAGAGGTGCTTCATTCACAGTCAGAGAGGCAGCCAAGGCTCTTGGATGGGACACCCTTAAGGGCAAGACCATCGCAATCCAAGGTTACGGTAACGCTGGTTACTACATGGCCAAGATCATGAGCGAAGAGTACGGAATGAAGGTTGTTGCCGTTAGCGACAGCAGAGGCGGTATCTACAACCCAGATGGACTCAACGCTGACGAAGTCCTTGAGTGGAAGAAGAAGACTGGTAGCGTTAAGGACTTCCCAGGAGCAACAAACATCACAAACGAAGAGCTCTTAGAGCTTGAAGTTGACGTCCTTGCACCAGCTGCTATTGAGGAGGTCATCACCAAGAAGAACGCTGACAACATCAAGGCTAAGATTATCGCTGAGCTTGCCAACGGTCCAACTACACCAGAGGCAGATGAGATACTCTTCGAGAAGGGCATCCTCGTAATCCCAGACTTCCTCTGTAACGCTGGTGGTGTTACAGTCAGCTACTTCGAGTGGGTGCAGAACATAACTGGCGACTACTGGACAGTTGAAGAGACAAGGGCAAAGCTCGACAAGAAGATGACCAAGGCATTCTGGGATGTCTACAACACCCACAAGGAGAAGAACATCAACATGAGAGACGCAGCTTACGTCGTTGCCGTCAGCAGAGTCTACCAGGCAATGCTCGACAGAGGATGGGTCAAGAAGTGA